A single window of Pyrus communis chromosome 10, drPyrComm1.1, whole genome shotgun sequence DNA harbors:
- the LOC137746549 gene encoding plasmodesmata-located protein 8-like, protein MVMNNLHLHYSTQKTILALRIIISSIFFVFSSLITIHGNSIKSHVFIYAGCSQDEYQPNSPFEANLNSFLSSVVSSSSQVSYNNFAVGNGSTTPEGSIYGLYQCRGDLKIFDCSKCIESAVNQITLVCPYSYGASLQLEGCLVRYEHVDFLGKLDTSLRYRKCSKSGVNDDVEFFRRRDDVLADLQRANGFRVSSSGLVEGFAQCLGDLIQNDCSSCIADAVGKLKSLCGSAAAVDVFLGQCYARYWASGYYEVSDSSNEDNAGKTVAIIVGAVAGLAVLIVLLSVCRKTMG, encoded by the exons aTGGTCATGAACAACCTTCACTTACACTACTCTACTCAGAAAACCATCTTAGCCCTGAGAATAATAATCTCCtctattttctttgtcttttcttCACTAATCACTATCCATGGAAATTCAATTAAATCCCACGTCTTCATCTATGCAGGCTGCTCCCAAGACGAATACCAACCTAACTCACCCTTTGAAGCCAACCTCAACTCTTTCCTTTCATCAGTTGTCAGCTCATCCTCTCAAGTCTCTTACAACAATTTTGCTGTCGGAAATGGAAGCACAACACCAGAAGGCTCCATCTACGGCTTGTACCAGTGCCGGGGTGACTTAAAGATTTTCGACTGCTCAAAATGCATCGAAAGTGCAGTGAATCAAATCACTTTGGTATGCCCCTACTCTTATGGGGCTTCCCTGCAGTTAGAAGGATGCCTTGTAAGATATGAGCATGTCGACTTCTTGGGCAAGCTTGATACAAGCCTTAGGTATAGAAAATGCAGTAAAAGTGGTGTGAACGATGATGTCGAATTCTTTAGGCGAAGAGATGATGTGCTTGCTGACTTGCAAAGAGCAAATGGTTTTAGGGTTAGCAGCTCTGGTTTGGTTGAAGGGTTTGCTCAGTGTTTGGGGGATTTGATCCAAAATGACTGCTCTTCTTGTATTGCTGATGCTGTGGGAAAGTTGAAGAGTTTATGCGGATCGGCTGCAGCTGTTGATGTGTTCTTGGGTCAATGTTATGCCCGCTATTGGGCTTCTGGCTACTATGAAGTCTCAG ATTCCTCTAACGAAGACAATGCAGGAAAGACAGTGGCCATTATTGTTGGGGCAGTAGCAGGTTTAGCTGTTCTAATTGTTCTTCTCTCAGTTTGCAGGAAAACGATGG GTTAA